Below is a genomic region from Sorghum bicolor cultivar BTx623 chromosome 9, Sorghum_bicolor_NCBIv3, whole genome shotgun sequence.
TGTATCCTATATCAATTGACATGCTCAGTGCCCTAGagaaaaatacaaacgaaaagtcTAATGCATTTCCATTTTCCAAGGGTTAGTCTAGTCCCATAGCAGGCATAGGTTTCCTCCAACTCACCTGGTGGGATTCTCACAATCATACAAACTTTTAATTTCTGACATAAACTTTATTAACATTAAATTATATAGATCATTTTCCCTTAATAAGATATACAATCATACAAACAAATCATGCAGCGCTATTCACCCCTGCCTCTTGAAAaatgcatgcatgtgtgtggTAATAATGTGAATGACACCATGACAAGCTCAACTGTGCGAGTGCTGCAGGAAGGCAAAGCAGGCTCTGACGAGAACAGCTTGTATGTCCTTGGATCACTCGCTGATTTGCAATAAGGTACATTTGATGTCACTTATCTCCCTCCCCTTTTTTCCCTCactcctttttcttttgtggCCCTTTTTCAGTGATCTGCATCATCTTAACCTGTAGTAAGTTGCAGAGAATTGAATTGACTCCTCTGATGGATGGATCATCTGAAAATGTTTTTTTGCAGAAAAGTTAACTCAAAAAATCATGCAGCACTTTGCTTTAGATGTACATGTCAGTAGCTTTCACTATTTGGACTCCCAAAATTGCTCTCACTATGTAATGTAGGCAGACAGTGCACGGGTAGTGTAATGTGGCCAGGACGCcgggtacatgcatgcatgggtggcaccttgttcttgttcctggaCAGTGGCCACTTCCCTGTCCTCTTTTtgttatatatacatacatttcTTGGAGATAGAATTTGATGTCAAGGGGAACCTTTCTTTATTTCTTGCTTTCACTGTCCAACTTATCTCCATAGGTAGGCTGATTCTCAAGGGAGGACCCCGTTTCCATCATGCTGCATCTTTTTATCTGATAAAGTGATAATTCGTAGAGCATCAAGGCTCGGCAACCAACATATTCTCATTTCAGGAAATGGAAAAGGAAAAGAGTAAAAGAAAGTGGCATTCTACGATGGATATATATTAGGTTTTTTATATGGGTCAGATTTATATCAGGTTAAGTGCAGCGACTGCGCATATATTACTCTGTAAATGAGCTTGGCTTCAGATAGTTCAGAATAACTACAGAACATGAAAATAcgactctacttggatgaagtaaTTTGGATAGATTTTACAGACCCTATTTTATGGGCCCTGTTTGGATGAAAATTATTTCTTGCAGAATTAGAAAAAATGATTTTGGTTTTAGAAAGCTGTTGGGCGTTTGGATGCGACAAAACATAGTTTTGAGAACTATAGCATTGCCACAGTCATGTTGGTGCCTCCAATCAAAACCTCATCATTTGACTTATGAAATTAAAGTTGTTAATATCATAGCTTCTTGAAACTAGGACATCCAAAACGTCCTGGAACATATATAAAAAGGATTCAAAATGGAGGTTCAGTTGTTAGGCTCAAGAACCAGGACTAACTAAACCATGCATCAATCTCTCTGCCTAAAAGTGTACCTTCTGAATGAATGAAAGAAAGAAATATATACACATATGTGAGATCTTGCAGCACTTTATTTCAAGTTGGACCCCCTTACATGTTAATCATTGCTGGACCCTCCCTGATGTTGCTAAGGtacaaaagaaaaatgcaaaaGATATATGCATCACTCCCAGTCTCGTACTGACTAAATTGATGTTTATGCAGGTCCAAATCCTGCTCTAGATCTCCATGTGATCCCTCCAGCACTGTCCAGAATGTGGAGAAGGGAATCTGCTGAAGATTGGTCCGTCCGTCAGTCTCCATACTATATATATTCCCATCAATCTACATATCCCTGGCGGCCGGTGCTGCATATGCTCCACCCTCTCTACCTTCATTGGGTATTTTCTGGTAGCATCTGCCATCTTGAGAGTCTCCCTCCCCTGCCCATCAGCAACACCAAAAGAATCTGAAAGGGAGCTTCCCTGTCTTTAGTCACTCTCTGCCGTGAGCAACTGGATTGGTACATGATGCATGTATACCAAATATCCAGGGCATCATTGGGCTCTTCAGCCATGGACCATGCAACTGTTGTGATGTGCCAGGAGATGCCGATATGAACAAATTGAGGTTCTTctcgaaaaaaagaaaagagaacaaCAAACTGAGATATCTGAACTCCTGCCGTGCTGCCACAGCATGACTTAGGCCCTCTTTCGGCCGAAAGTCGCCTGGAtctgtgattttttttttatcaaagatcattttttttagttttgttaTAAAAAATTATCACTTGGACCAGATGTAGGTTGTAGGAGTGGGTGTTCGGTTTACCCGCACCGAACCGATCGATTCTTTGGTTATTTTGAAAGTTCAGCCATCTAAAATGAAAGAGCGATCAGACAGTTTGAAAGCTTAGAATTGAGCAAGTACGGTCTTGTTTATACCAAACTAACCGGACCAGACTAATAGCCACAAAACAGTATAATTTGTAGCAAATTTAAGCAATATTTTTCTACTTCAAGGCAAAAATGACAAGAGAATATATAAGGATTAAACAAAATTGATAAGAGTGATAGTTAATATAAATCCACTAGGGTAAATATTACATCAATAATAATAGTCCAAAGTACACATTATGTCAATAAAGAAGTCCAAATATCCGGTTACCAGAGGCATATAACCAGTGGCGGAGCTTGCTTAAATTCTCAGGAGAGGACAAGGACGAAAAAGGGAAGTCAAATGTAGCAAATTTATGGTTTAATCATCAAAAAAATGCTTTGAAATTGATAGTTTTCTTAACAAAAATTGTTCAAATACGGGTGGGCATGGCCTTAGTGGGCCTTGTGGCCCGATCTGCAAAGTGAGGACGGTTTGCTGTATGCATGTATCTGACCTAGCTTGCTCTACTGCTGTGTAAGTTCTGACATTTTTTTTCAGTTATAGAATAGATAACGTTGTCAGGACAATTAGCCATTTTAATGTCAATTATTATAGAAGAGGTACTGCCAGCTTCGTTCAATAGAAGGCATGTTTGTAGTAGCACATGATAATCTAAGTATAGAAGGCGGCTTAACATGGACATAAAGTCGATATAGAATATTGCTGCTGGACAATCATGGCTACCATCATGAATATTGTTTCTTCATACTTATGAATCAAATACTACAATTAAAGTGTGCGAAAATCACGGTTACCTCATTTGCATGATGAGCGTCCACATTCAACTGAATGACCATACGCAGTCGAtgacccaaaaagcaaaaacagCATTTGAGAAGCAAACATTCCCAAGAGTCTGAAATTGACAAGTCTGGCAAGATGGCATATTACCGCCAAACTTATCTTGTTTTGTAGTTGGGTTTAATACATAAAATTAGACGAACAAAAGAATTGTGGGTTAAAATTGGACTTAATCCAAGAGAAAACATAGGAGTCATTAAATCCATAGCCTTCTTTGTGCCCCCTTTTGACATCATGGTTTCTTGTATGCAGATGCACTAAGATAAAAAGGAGTACACAGGTAGAAGAGAAACGGAATTAGGATCATCAATTAGACTCGgaacagatgaagaagaaacacaCATATAACTCAGGAAATACAGAACAGGAAACACACATCCAAGTCTGCCTTGActtgctctttttttttttcttaaaagcACAAAAGGTTTGTGTATCATTTGTATTAAGGAGAAATAGAGTTTACACAACGCGCCCTTAGGCGCACTAGGGGGGAAGAGAATTACATTGAAGATCAGCCTTCCCTAGCAAAACAAAACAAAGGCTATTACTCGCTGACTAGACAACCCAAATTGGCGGCCCTGGCTTGGATCCACTGATCTGCATTGAGCTTGATGGTTGACAGAATTTGCTGGACCGATGTTGCTGCTCCGCGGAAGCATCTCCCATTGCGCTCCTTCGAAAGCTCCCAAGCCACTAAAGCAAACAAGGAGTCAGCACCTCATCTTGCTTTGCCGTGCCACCACAGTCTCCAGGAATGCCACCAATTGAGGCAAGATTGGTTCCGAATGACTTGCTCTTCAATGGAATCAGTCCCAATATCCAAGTCTGCAAGACCAAATTCAAGCAGGTCGGATGCGGTTACTTTGTCCACGTTACAGCAGGTTTGAGATTAATCCTTGACGTGCACACACCAAGCTGTTTGATGATCTAGTTGATGATACGTGCTTTAATCTGGATAGAATTCTTGTCGTCTCCAACCCCAAAAACGGTGTTCGGCACGAAGAACTGGAAGCAGTTTTCAGGGTTGGGCAGCCCACTGGAGAGGTCCGTGCACACCACTCTGAACACCGACGACTGGTAGTGGCTACGGCATGAGCTCCTGTCACCGTAGCACGAGAACACCAGCTCGCATTGCGTCAACGGCAGCTGTTGATCACCGTTGttggcagcggcggcggaggatGTGTGAGGATGGATGCAGATCACCGAGATGGCACGGCTAAGCCGTTCTTTCATCACGTTCAGCAGGAACAGCCGGCACGGGACGCTGCAACAAGTGACCGCCGCTTGCTCACCATCGCCACAGCGGTCATGGTCCGCGAGGAGGAAGAAGTTGAATCCGTCACGCAGGCGGATGCTGAACGCCTCCCCAGCGCGGACCTTGGTGGTGCACGGCCACTTGTGTGcaccggcgaagtggtccaTCAGCGCGGTTTCAGAGCCGATGAAGCCGCACGAGTCGCCGGGGCAGTGGCAGGGCGCGTGCGGGCACACCTGACGGTGGCTTTCCTGGCCATGGTAGGGAGGCGTCGCGTCGCAGCCGTGAGCCGCGTATGGGCAGGGGACGCGGATGCAGTCCACGAGACGCTCCATGGCGTAGCATCGGCGGTAACCCCCACGCGTGGCAGCGCGGCAGACATGGCAGTTGCCGTTCCCGGTGGCCTCCAGCTTGTCGCGACAGGCCGAACACACCACATGCCCCACCTCGCACTGCAAAATCGGCAGCTTGCTTCAAGAAATGCTAATAATCGAACACGTATGGCAGATTGTAATAGAAGATGTGGAGAAATAACCTGGAAGATGGGAGGCCTGAGCGCGAGGAAACAGACGCCGCACTCGAGGGCGTCGGCATCACCCACCGTCACGTTCGCCACTGCGGTGCTCGTCCTAGCACGCACGTCTGGCGGCGCGTGAAGGCTGTCGGCGGCGCCCaaatcctcgtcctcctccacgGAATCGGaatcctcgtcctcctcgaagCTGAAAGTGCTTACCATTTTCTTCCTCCTCTTGACCAACTTCAATCGACGGCACGAAAAAAAAAATTACTTTCCGTAATCGACGGCATGATAATTAAAGAACTTATCCCAATCGACGAAACTGTAAAGCTCGTTGACGATGGCTGTTCCGACATTaccggccgcggccgccgccgcatgGTGCGAATTCCTGTTGCCGCCAGGAGTCCCACCGCGGCACCGCCCGTAGCGGGGGAGTACCGCCGCCGTGCGCCGGCCACCAGCAACCCCGACAAGACGCCTTGCCAGGAGCCCTGCCGCTGGTTAGGGACGGATGGGGAATTCGGgattggttttttttttcttttcttttcttttgaagcTCGGGGGATTTGGGGGATTTGCGCGAGTCGTCAGAAGAGGGGGGCCATGGTGAAGTTCCGCAGCTGCATATAACAAGGGGGGTGTTTTTCCGATAGAATACAAAATATAAAATACCAATTAGCGAAAAATAGAGTTTTGCCCTTCTATCAGTTTTGGGCAGCTAACGATGTCAAGTCAGAGATAAAAAGACTATTTTACTCTTGACAAAAAATAGAGTTTTATATGTTCATtacataattatatatatatttccagCACATAACCACACATATATATTCTCACATAATCACATTTATATTTCCAGTACATAACCACATATATATTCACATAAAAATAGAGTTTTTTATATTTCGCTAAGGGTAAAATGATATTTTTACCCCTGACTTAACACCATTAGCTGCTTAAAACTGACAGAAGGTCATAGAgccaaataaattttattttgagaCCATAGAGCCAAATTGGAAAAAAAATGAGGACCATATACCTAAAGAAAGTTTTTTTCCAAGGCCATACACCTAATTCTTAAAAAAAGTAATGAATATCTAACAGATTCGACAAAAATAAACTTAGGACTCGACTAGATGGGTTTGGTTTAGACTTCAGTGAATACGGTGAACCCTAGCAAGTTATGTCATTATGTAAACATAAGACGTGATTGGTTGGCTGTATTAGTTTTAGCATTTCATAGACTAGCGTATCCATTATCTTGGTGTTTAGTTCTGCAGAAGCAAGTCATCTTTAGTAAAATTATGTTTAGTAGTTTATATTTTGATACATGTAGTCACCCTCATGTTCTAGTAGATATCTCATATTTCTTGTAGAGGTAGGGAATGATAGAATAATATACTTTTTTTATGGCCATCAACTTTTGTAAATATATATTGTACCAAATGTTGACATGCGCACACACTACTTAATGGTGTATTGAACACTTTACAAGGTTGCATAATAATCTCTACGAGGAACCAAACATGAAATAATTGCACAACTGGATCCACGCTAACAAACACGAAAATAATAATTGTACTACGCATGAGTcaagactagatctaggctAACAAAACACtaatttttgatttttttttagacTGGGATATTAGAAACTTTTCGAGATGACCTTATTTATTTCATCCAAAACTCTTTTGGGAGTTGAAAAACACTGTGTTTttggaagaaaaaaataaagtaCTCTTCGAGATGCTCTAATACTCCTACAACAAATAGGTACTCTTGGAGGTGCTATGGTACAGCAACCAAACAGGCCTAACAAATTCCTTCTTTTTTCAGGCCCAGACCAAGAAATCCGCAGGCCCAATGGGCCAGGCTCACCTAACCCACTCAGCCGAAGATCCCCCCACAGGTCTCATCCGGAGTCGTCGCCACCACCACTCCCTCGCCCAGCCACCGCGATGGCGCAGATCATCGACGGCAAGGCCATCGCCGCCGACATCCGCCGCGAGGTCGCCGCCGATGTGGCCGCGCTCTCCTCGGCCCACGGACTCGTAAGCACCCTCACCCCCCCTCTAACCGCTTCCTGGGAGTTCTTGGATCGGGGGCTGTGTGCTGACGCCGtgctgtctctctctctctcgctcgctcgctcgctcgctcgcaggTGCCGGGGCTGGCCGTGGTCATCGTGGGGAGCAGGAAGGACTCGCAGACGTACGTGAACATGAAGCGCAAGGCGTGCGCCGAGGTCGGCATCTGCTCCATCGACGTCGACCTCCCCGAGGACATCTCCGAGCCCGCGCTCGTCGCCGAGGTTCATCGCCTCAACGCCGACCCCGCCGTGCACGGTACCGCCCCCACTGTTTTTCTTCTTTCCTTCGCCTTGCTTGCTCTTGGTCACTTGGTTGTCAGGCGTCCAGCATGGTACTCTGATTGTTGCGATTGTAGTAATCTCCCTGCTTGTCTGGTGACTCTGGAGATGGTTAGATTTCCCTTATTGTGAAAACAAGGTGAATGTTCAGATGCTTAGATGTTCACTTGTGTTATCTGATGATGCGGTGCCTGTGGGCTGCGGTGATACCATTCTTTTTCAGACTGGCATCCGCAGTCCTCCAGGTTTGAAGTTCAGTGGATTTGGCCTGATCC
It encodes:
- the LOC8075983 gene encoding E3 ubiquitin-protein ligase SINA-like 2 isoform X2 is translated as MRRRPRPLVKRRKKMVSTFSFEEDEDSDSVEEDEDLGAADSLHAPPDVRARTSTAVANVTVGDADALECGVCFLALRPPIFQCEVGHVVCSACRDKLEATGNGNCHVCRAATRGGYRRCYAMERLVDCIRVPCPYAAHGCDATPPYHGQESHRQVCPHAPCHCPGDSCGFIGSETALMDHFAGAHKWPCTTKVRAGEAFSIRLRDGFNFFLLADHDRCGDGEQAAVTCCSVPCRLFLLNVMKERLSRAISVICIHPHTSSAAAANNGDQQLPLTQCELVFSCYGDRSSCRSHYQSSVFRVVCTDLSSGLPNPENCFQFFVPNTVFGVGDDKNSIQIKARIIN
- the LOC8075983 gene encoding E3 ubiquitin-protein ligase siah-1 isoform X1, whose product is MRRRPRPVMSEQPSSTSFTLVKRRKKMVSTFSFEEDEDSDSVEEDEDLGAADSLHAPPDVRARTSTAVANVTVGDADALECGVCFLALRPPIFQCEVGHVVCSACRDKLEATGNGNCHVCRAATRGGYRRCYAMERLVDCIRVPCPYAAHGCDATPPYHGQESHRQVCPHAPCHCPGDSCGFIGSETALMDHFAGAHKWPCTTKVRAGEAFSIRLRDGFNFFLLADHDRCGDGEQAAVTCCSVPCRLFLLNVMKERLSRAISVICIHPHTSSAAAANNGDQQLPLTQCELVFSCYGDRSSCRSHYQSSVFRVVCTDLSSGLPNPENCFQFFVPNTVFGVGDDKNSIQIKARIIN